The following DNA comes from Alienimonas californiensis.
GTGATCTGGATCGGCGGATCGTCCGTGAGGGCCGCCGCGACGGCCTCCCGGACGTCGGGGCAGGGGTCGAGTGACCCGTTCAGTGCCGTGAGGCGCTCCGCGTGGCGGGCGTGCAGCAGGTCCTTGATTTTGGGGAGCAGACCGAGCGTGCGGCAGAGCCCGCCCAGGTCCCGCGGCGAGGCCCGCCGCGTCGCCACCCGGCCGGCGAGGCGTTCCAGGTCGTAGACCCCGGCGAGCGCCTCCCGCAGCGCGGTTCGGTCGGCGGCGGCGTTGCAGAGGTCCTCGACCGCGTCGTGCCGGGCGGCGATCGCAGCCCGGTCCGTCAGCGGTTCGGCCAGCCAGTCCGCCAGCCGGCGGGCGCCCATCGGGGACTTCGTTTCGTCCAGCACGTCCAACAGCGACCCGCTTCGATCGCCGTCGCGGAGCGTGCGGGTCAGTTCGAGGCTGCGGCGGGTGGCCTCGTCGATCCGCAGGCAGTCGTCGCAGCGGTAGGGCGATAGGCCGGTGATGTGCGGGAGGGCGGCCTTCTGGGTGTCGGCGGCGTACTCCAGCAGCGCCGCGGCGGCGGCCACGCCGGGGCCGGCGTCGTCCAGGTCGAACCCCGCCAGCGTGCCGGTGCCGAAGTGCTCCGTGAGCCGCTTGATCGCCGCGTCCGTGCCGAAGGCGTACGCCGGGCGCTCCGTGACGAGGGAGCCGATTCTCTCGGCGGCCTCGGGGACTTCGGTCCCCTCGGCGATCAGCAGTTCCGCGGGGGCGATGCGGGCCAGTTCGTCCGGCAAATCGGCCGGGGCGAGGTCCGCGGTGACGAACCGGCCGGTGCTGACGTCCAGCCAACTCAGCCCGACCCGCCCGCCCTTCGCCGCCTTGCCGCGGGGGCGGTGCAGGGCGGCTAGGAAGTTCGACCGGTTCGGTTCGAGCAGGTCGTCGTCCGTCAGCGTGCCGGGGGTGACGACCTGCGTGACCTCCCGCCGCACCATCCCCTTCGCCGTGGCCGGGTCCTCCATCTGCTCGCAGACGGCGACGCGGTGCCCCTTGCGGATCAGCTTCGAGAGGTGGTTCCGCAGCGCGTGATGGGGGAACCCGGCCATCGGTACCGGGTTGCTGGAGCCCTTGTCCCGGCTGGTCAGCGTGATGCCGAGGTGCTTCGCGGCGAGTTCGGCATCCTCGTAGAACAGCTCGTAGAAGTCCCCCATCCGGAAGAGCAGCAGCGTGCCGGGGTGCTCGGCTTTCACCTCCAGATAGCGGGCCATCATGGGGGTGGGTTCGCTCATGCGGGTGAGGTCTCAGTCACGCGGGGCCCAAGCCGGAGGCATGCCTCCGGCCTGGGGGAAGGGTGGGGGGGAGGACGAACCGAAGGATACCCGCGCCTGTCGGGCCGTGAGGGCCGTCCCGTTGACCCGCCGCGAAGGCCCCGGCACAGTGCCGCGCGAATCCTTCGAACCCGTCGCGCCCGCTTTCCCGACCTCGCCCCGATGTCCGCGCCCCTGCGTCACTACAACTTCTCCGCCGGCCCCGCGGTGCTGCCGGAAAGCGTGCTGGAGGAAGCCGGCCGGAACCTAATGAGCCTCGGCGACACCGGCGTCGGGATCATGGAGCACTCCCACCGCGGCAAGCCGTTCGTCGCGATCATCGAGCGGGCCGAAGCGTTGATCCGCAAGATCGCGAACGTCCCGGACGGCTATTCCGTCCTCTTTTTGCAGGGCGGGGCGAGCCTTCAGTTCGCCATGTGCCCGATGAACTTCCTGCCGGACGGCGGCACCGCGGACTACCTCATGACCGGCTCCTGGAGCAAGAAAGCCGGCAAGGAGGCGAAATTGTTCGGCAAGGTGCACACCGCGTGCAGCAGCGAGGCCACGAACTTCGATCGCATCCCCTCCCCGGCGGAGACGACCTACAGCGACGACCCGGCCTACGTTCACTTCACCAGCAACAACACGATCTTCGGCACGCAGTTCCCCACGGAGCCGACGCCCCCCGGCGACGCGTTCCTGGTGTGCGACGCCAGCAGCGACATCTTTTCCCGGCCGGTGGACGTCTCCAAGTACGGCCTGCTGTACGCCGGGGCTCAGAAGAACCTCGGCCCCAGCGGCGTGACGCTGGCGATCCTGCGGAACGATCTGCTGGAGCGGAAGTGCCGCGAGGTGCCGGCGATGCTGGACTACAAGACCTACGTGGAGGGCCAGAGCCTCTACAACACCCCGCCGACGTTCGGCATCTACGTGCTGATGTTGGTGCTCGAATGGATTGAAAAGGAAGGCGGCCTGTCGGCCATCGGCGAGCGGAACGAGGCGAAGGCGACGAAGCTCTACGACTACCTGGACAGTTCGAAGCTCTTCAAACCGACCGCGGCGAAGGGCAGCCGCAGCCTGATGAACGTGTGCTTCGTCACCGGCAACGAGGAGACCGACGCCGCCTTCATCAAGTACGCCGACGAACGCGGCCTGAAGACGTTGAAGGGCCACCGCAGCGTCGGCGGCATGCGGGCCAGCCTGTACAACGCCTTCCCGCCGGCCGGCGTCGACAAGCTGATCGAGGCGATGCAGGAGTTCGAGTCGACCCACGCCGCCTAACGCCGAGGCCCCGCGGGGCCTCGGCGTGACGGCCCCCCCTTTCTTGGAGGCGAAGGTGCAGATCGCCCTGTTCAGCGCGAAGCCCTACGACCGGGAGTTCTTCGCCG
Coding sequences within:
- the serC gene encoding 3-phosphoserine/phosphohydroxythreonine transaminase, which gives rise to MSAPLRHYNFSAGPAVLPESVLEEAGRNLMSLGDTGVGIMEHSHRGKPFVAIIERAEALIRKIANVPDGYSVLFLQGGASLQFAMCPMNFLPDGGTADYLMTGSWSKKAGKEAKLFGKVHTACSSEATNFDRIPSPAETTYSDDPAYVHFTSNNTIFGTQFPTEPTPPGDAFLVCDASSDIFSRPVDVSKYGLLYAGAQKNLGPSGVTLAILRNDLLERKCREVPAMLDYKTYVEGQSLYNTPPTFGIYVLMLVLEWIEKEGGLSAIGERNEAKATKLYDYLDSSKLFKPTAAKGSRSLMNVCFVTGNEETDAAFIKYADERGLKTLKGHRSVGGMRASLYNAFPPAGVDKLIEAMQEFESTHAA